A window from Mycolicibacterium tokaiense encodes these proteins:
- a CDS encoding TRAP transporter small permease produces MTATPNSEATAPRLPRLDRALDLTSTWIARVCAWLIGTTLLVMLVAVTLQVVGRYWIHFLVGGPEELARLAMVTMVFLGLPVLARYSEHIKLDVANELIPNAALREWIARIALAVELVFLTVLTALAFEFVSVLWYSQQVSPALGLRIFWSRLPVFIGAALAAVVCACVLIRRLLGAADVPDDGLHNELDVLVGTPPGSTDNQTVKP; encoded by the coding sequence TTGACGGCGACGCCCAACTCCGAAGCCACTGCCCCACGGCTGCCGAGGCTCGACCGGGCACTGGACCTCACCAGCACGTGGATCGCGCGCGTGTGCGCCTGGTTGATCGGGACAACGCTGCTGGTGATGCTGGTCGCGGTCACGCTGCAGGTGGTGGGCCGCTACTGGATCCACTTCCTGGTCGGTGGGCCGGAAGAACTCGCACGGCTGGCCATGGTCACCATGGTGTTCCTCGGCCTGCCCGTGCTGGCCAGATACTCCGAACACATCAAACTCGACGTCGCCAACGAGCTGATCCCGAACGCTGCGCTGCGCGAATGGATCGCACGCATCGCGCTGGCGGTCGAACTGGTCTTCCTCACCGTGCTGACCGCCCTGGCATTCGAATTCGTCAGCGTTCTCTGGTACTCCCAACAGGTCTCGCCCGCGCTGGGTCTGCGGATCTTCTGGTCGCGGCTGCCGGTCTTCATCGGTGCCGCACTCGCAGCTGTGGTGTGCGCTTGCGTCCTGATCCGCAGGCTGCTGGGCGCCGCCGACGTCCCCGACGACGGACTGCACAACGAACTGGACGTCCTTGTCGGCACGCCACCCGGGTCGACGGACAACCAGACGGTCAAGCCCTGA
- a CDS encoding TRAP transporter large permease → MLIAIPILLAVLFLLAGVAVFAAFGLASVIGLDSLNQSLQSVPAIMFGGMDSFPLMAVPFFLLAGVLMKDSGISTRLVRFVSSFTGWIKGGAGLTMIYASAVFGAISGSSVATVSAMGSILSPEMRTNGYPAPYIGALTAVSGTLGILLPPSIPMVVYGIATNTSIGELFLSGISAGLLLIVMLTVVHLVLVRRMPGILRDTQLDTAQREQRRIRKTLPPAVPALLLPVLILGGIYGGVFTPTEAGAVSCVAAMLLGFVVYRSLTVPGFARTLRTAAVTTAGLLIILAAGTLFSRWLTLSRVNAELAAFVAEYASSAAVFLILANVVVAAVALFVEENTTIIILAPLLVPIATELGIDPVHFGAIMVVNMGISLSMPPMAPNLFVAAKVCGASFTRMTRPTLIFLGCAALPVLILVNMFPDMVLFFR, encoded by the coding sequence ATGCTCATCGCCATACCCATCCTGCTGGCCGTGCTGTTCCTGCTGGCGGGTGTCGCAGTGTTCGCCGCCTTCGGGCTGGCTTCCGTCATCGGTCTGGACTCCCTGAACCAGAGCCTGCAGTCCGTCCCGGCGATCATGTTCGGCGGCATGGACTCGTTCCCGCTGATGGCCGTGCCGTTCTTCCTGCTGGCTGGGGTCCTGATGAAGGATTCCGGGATCTCCACCCGCCTGGTGCGCTTCGTCAGCTCCTTCACCGGCTGGATCAAAGGTGGCGCCGGGTTGACGATGATCTACGCCAGTGCCGTGTTCGGTGCGATCTCGGGATCGTCGGTGGCCACCGTGTCCGCGATGGGGTCGATCCTGTCTCCGGAGATGCGCACCAACGGTTACCCGGCGCCCTACATCGGAGCGCTGACAGCGGTATCGGGAACCCTGGGAATCCTTCTGCCGCCGAGTATTCCGATGGTGGTCTACGGTATCGCCACCAACACCTCGATCGGTGAGCTGTTCCTGTCGGGGATCAGCGCCGGGCTGTTGCTGATCGTGATGTTGACCGTGGTGCATCTGGTTCTGGTGCGACGCATGCCCGGCATCCTGCGCGACACCCAGCTCGACACCGCACAGCGAGAACAACGCCGGATCCGCAAGACCCTGCCGCCTGCGGTGCCGGCTCTGCTACTTCCCGTGCTGATCCTCGGTGGCATCTACGGTGGCGTCTTCACACCCACCGAGGCCGGTGCAGTGTCGTGTGTGGCCGCGATGTTGCTGGGTTTCGTCGTCTACCGGTCGCTGACCGTGCCCGGCTTCGCCAGGACGCTGCGTACCGCAGCGGTGACCACCGCGGGACTGCTGATCATCCTGGCTGCGGGCACCCTGTTCTCACGATGGCTCACGCTGTCGCGGGTCAACGCCGAACTGGCGGCATTCGTGGCCGAATATGCTTCCAGCGCCGCCGTTTTCCTCATCCTGGCCAACGTCGTGGTGGCCGCGGTGGCCCTGTTCGTCGAAGAGAACACCACGATCATCATCCTGGCTCCCCTGCTGGTGCCCATCGCCACCGAACTGGGGATCGACCCTGTGCATTTCGGCGCCATCATGGTGGTCAACATGGGCATCTCGCTGTCGATGCCGCCCATGGCGCCCAACCTCTTCGTCGCCGCCAAGGTGTGCGGCGCGTCGTTCACCCGGATGACGAGGCCGACGTTGATCTTCCTCGGCTGCGCGGCCCTGCCGGTGCTCATCCTGGTGAACATGTTCCCCGACATGGTCCTCTTCTTCCGCTAA
- a CDS encoding TRAP transporter substrate-binding protein produces the protein MNINGRGVGSAAVAGMLAVALTACGGGGGAPGGGGDGAAAAGPAVSMNLGHVFPEDSEIDNAADAFAAAVAERSGGSITINVFPGGQIGSDEEMATALNGGTQEAAILSQGSSGFGHRVQLGNLPYLVSNEEEADALFYGDGFIAEYDKETLAQNGIHGLEFVENGFRALSNRVRPVRTPADVANLKIRVPSSDQLIQIFNLWNAQPTAIPFPELYTALEQGTVDGQENGVTLFRDSNFAEVQPYFTDNRYTYATAVFCVSQMIWGGLAPEQQTILQEEAEKASLAQRDTVRGENQAALDELAGQIEVIQLSDADFQVWRDSVQPIYDQARDTFGGETIDSLLAAVEEARR, from the coding sequence ATGAACATCAACGGACGCGGTGTGGGATCAGCCGCCGTGGCGGGAATGCTCGCCGTCGCGCTGACCGCATGTGGAGGAGGCGGCGGGGCGCCGGGCGGGGGCGGAGACGGCGCAGCGGCTGCCGGCCCAGCGGTCAGCATGAACCTCGGTCACGTGTTCCCCGAAGATTCCGAGATCGACAACGCCGCTGATGCTTTCGCTGCCGCAGTGGCGGAACGCTCCGGTGGCTCCATCACCATCAATGTCTTTCCGGGCGGTCAGATCGGCAGTGACGAGGAGATGGCCACCGCACTGAACGGAGGCACGCAGGAAGCAGCCATCCTCAGCCAGGGTTCCAGCGGCTTCGGCCACCGGGTGCAGCTGGGCAACTTGCCCTACCTGGTGAGCAACGAGGAAGAAGCCGACGCCCTGTTCTACGGCGACGGCTTCATCGCGGAATACGACAAGGAAACGCTGGCACAGAACGGCATTCACGGCCTCGAATTCGTCGAGAACGGTTTCCGGGCGCTGAGCAACCGGGTCAGGCCGGTGCGCACCCCCGCCGACGTGGCCAACCTCAAGATCCGGGTGCCCAGCTCAGATCAGCTGATCCAGATCTTCAACCTGTGGAACGCTCAACCCACCGCGATCCCCTTCCCCGAGCTGTACACCGCCCTGGAACAGGGCACCGTCGACGGCCAGGAGAACGGCGTCACCCTGTTCCGGGACTCGAACTTCGCCGAAGTACAGCCGTATTTCACCGACAATCGGTACACCTACGCCACGGCGGTGTTCTGCGTCTCGCAGATGATCTGGGGCGGCCTGGCCCCCGAGCAACAGACCATCTTGCAGGAAGAGGCCGAGAAAGCCAGTTTGGCGCAACGCGACACCGTGCGAGGCGAGAACCAGGCCGCTCTTGACGAACTCGCCGGCCAGATCGAGGTGATCCAGCTCTCCGACGCCGATTTCCAGGTGTGGCGCGACAGCGTCCAGCCCATCTACGACCAGGCTCGTGACACGTTCGGCGGTGAGACCATCGACAGCCTGCTGGCCGCGGTCGAGGAAGCGCGCCGCTGA
- a CDS encoding TetR family transcriptional regulator — MSSSVRGGEDSLAIALGARIRHTRGIRGITLREMAVRLGVSPATMSAVENGRTGISALRLTELARVLEVSTDDLLTPLPQSGSATDVPVAGDPALQDWRRYDRLAFDGPLMAALEAFLEVGYHGSTMRDIARRAGLSVPGIYHHYASKQEMLVRILDATMTDLARRCDLVLAEADSAVDRFRLLVENLALFHTHRRELGFIGAAEMRSLEEPGHSRIVAMRNTIQGLVTAEVERGHREGVFAVDEPREAARAVVTMCTGLAQWYSPGGSASAEQVARRYVGYALDLVRHRR; from the coding sequence ATGTCGAGCTCCGTTCGAGGCGGTGAGGACAGCCTGGCGATCGCGCTGGGTGCGCGTATCCGGCACACCCGCGGCATACGTGGAATCACGTTGCGCGAGATGGCTGTTCGCCTCGGTGTCAGCCCCGCCACCATGAGTGCGGTCGAGAATGGGCGCACCGGTATCAGCGCGCTGCGACTGACCGAACTGGCCCGTGTTCTGGAGGTCTCCACAGACGACCTGCTGACGCCCCTGCCGCAGTCTGGCTCTGCAACCGACGTGCCGGTGGCCGGCGACCCGGCGCTGCAGGACTGGCGCCGCTACGACCGGTTGGCCTTCGACGGACCCCTGATGGCCGCGCTCGAGGCCTTCCTCGAGGTCGGCTACCACGGCTCCACCATGCGCGACATCGCGCGACGGGCCGGGCTGTCCGTACCCGGGATCTACCACCATTACGCCAGCAAGCAGGAGATGCTGGTCAGGATTCTCGACGCCACCATGACGGATCTGGCCCGCCGCTGCGACCTGGTGCTCGCCGAAGCCGACTCCGCGGTGGACAGGTTCCGGCTGCTGGTGGAGAACCTTGCGCTCTTCCATACCCACCGCCGCGAATTGGGTTTCATCGGCGCCGCCGAGATGCGCAGTCTGGAGGAGCCGGGGCACTCACGGATCGTGGCCATGCGCAACACGATCCAGGGTCTGGTCACCGCCGAGGTGGAGCGTGGCCACCGCGAAGGTGTCTTCGCGGTCGATGAACCGCGTGAGGCCGCCCGCGCGGTCGTGACCATGTGCACCGGTCTGGCGCAGTGGTATTCACCCGGTGGTTCTGCGTCGGCCGAGCAGGTGGCGCGACGGTACGTCGGGTACGCCCTGGATCTTGTCCGCCATCGACGGTGA
- a CDS encoding MFS transporter, giving the protein MSAIDGEAARVATLAGVLFGLTGMGSAGVAVTVPVVAQHFGISVASGAWILTTYALTLGVAAAVYGRAADAYGIRRALVVGVVLMGLGAVLAALSTSYPMLLCARMIQGAGASSVPVLAVALISARFDGPIRGAGLARLTGTAVTIGASGPLLAGLLESAFGWRVVMCLPALGPLLVLALWRSIPSDRSRARLDLLGGLLVVITAGGAIMTIQSPASGLVLCLVGLTLLTVGVPGLVARVRVRPTGFVPMAVLRTRGLMWVMVSASVIPTCWFGLLVAIPGVLAARGWAPIGIGLLMLPSALPGIVGPRIAGWSLRRHGAQRAVGVAGGVAVVSVLVAAAGAAGPTVLLVFGMVLVNLAFGMGQPALAAGVSELVSVESRSGALGVASLIFFVGGGVGSAIAGLAGVTGAPASILLLASVPLLFATVYLLCGRERPATDREERR; this is encoded by the coding sequence TTGTCCGCCATCGACGGTGAAGCCGCCCGCGTCGCCACCCTGGCCGGTGTTCTGTTCGGGCTCACCGGCATGGGTAGCGCCGGGGTGGCGGTCACCGTCCCCGTGGTGGCGCAGCATTTCGGCATCTCGGTGGCCAGCGGCGCCTGGATCCTGACCACCTACGCGCTCACCCTTGGCGTCGCCGCGGCGGTCTACGGCCGCGCGGCCGACGCCTACGGGATCCGGCGTGCGCTGGTGGTGGGCGTCGTGTTGATGGGGCTGGGCGCCGTGCTCGCCGCATTGTCCACCTCGTATCCGATGTTGCTGTGCGCGAGGATGATCCAGGGTGCCGGTGCGTCCTCGGTGCCTGTGCTGGCGGTCGCGCTGATCAGCGCGCGCTTCGACGGCCCCATCCGCGGTGCCGGGCTGGCGCGACTCACCGGAACCGCCGTCACCATTGGTGCCTCGGGCCCGCTGCTGGCCGGGCTGCTGGAGTCGGCCTTCGGCTGGCGGGTGGTGATGTGTCTGCCCGCACTGGGGCCACTTCTGGTGCTGGCCTTGTGGCGCTCCATCCCCTCCGATCGATCGCGGGCCCGGTTGGACCTGCTCGGCGGACTGCTGGTGGTGATCACAGCAGGGGGCGCCATCATGACCATCCAGTCGCCCGCGTCTGGTCTGGTGCTCTGCCTGGTCGGGTTGACACTGCTGACGGTTGGTGTGCCGGGACTGGTCGCGCGGGTCCGGGTGCGCCCCACCGGGTTCGTTCCCATGGCAGTGTTGCGGACACGCGGACTGATGTGGGTGATGGTGTCGGCGAGCGTCATTCCGACGTGCTGGTTCGGTCTACTGGTCGCCATTCCCGGTGTGCTCGCCGCCCGGGGATGGGCGCCGATCGGGATCGGGCTGCTGATGCTACCGAGTGCGCTGCCGGGTATCGTCGGCCCGCGAATCGCAGGCTGGAGTCTGCGTCGCCACGGAGCCCAGCGCGCGGTGGGTGTGGCCGGGGGAGTGGCCGTCGTCAGCGTCCTGGTGGCGGCAGCCGGCGCGGCAGGCCCGACGGTGCTGCTGGTATTCGGTATGGTGCTGGTCAACCTGGCGTTCGGGATGGGCCAGCCGGCTCTGGCGGCCGGGGTCTCCGAGCTGGTGTCGGTCGAATCGCGCAGTGGTGCACTGGGTGTGGCCTCGCTGATTTTCTTCGTCGGAGGTGGCGTCGGATCGGCCATCGCCGGCCTGGCCGGTGTCACCGGCGCCCCCGCGAGCATTCTGCTGCTGGCTTCCGTGCCGTTGCTGTTCGCCACTGTGTACCTGCTGTGCGGCCGGGAGCGGCCGGCCACCGATCGAGAGGAGCGCCGATGA